CATCGTGGCCGCCAGATCGGAATCGGTGGAGCGGGCCACTCCGAAATCGATCACCTTGGGCTGTCCGCCGGCGTCCACGAGAATGTTGGTGGGCTTGAGATCCCGATGGATGATTCCCTTCTGATGACCATGGTGCACCGCATCACATACGAGAATGAACAGCTCGATCCGCTGACGCGTGGAAAGCCGGTGGTCGAGGACGTAACGGGTGATGGGAAGGGCCTGAGCGACAAACTCCATCGCGAAGAAGGGGACCGGCCCCGTCCCGTCGTCGTGGGTGCCTGCTTCGTAAATCTGGGCGATGCCTGGATGGCGCAGTCGGGCCAGGACCTCGGCTTCGTAAGCGAACCGCCTCAAGGTCGACTGGGAGGCGAAGGAGCTATTGATGAGCTTGAGCGCCACCAGACGGCGCGGTTGTCTCTGCTGCGCTTCGTAGACCGCCCCCATGCCCCCCTCTCCGATGAGACGGCCAATCGTGTACCCGCCGATGATCCGCCCTTCGAGTCCCGCGGAAGCTGTGGGGCCTCCCTCCAGAAAGGCTTCCCGTTCTGCCACCTGGTCCTCATCGAGCAGGGTCTGGAGATCCGCGCCCAGGGCAGGGTCGCGCTCGCGCAGGTCCGCCAGCCAGGAAGCTCGCTCCTGCTCCGGCAGCTCCATAGCCTGATGCAGATAGGGACTCAGTACCTTCCAACGCTCAGGGCTGAAGGGTGCCAATCTCACCTCGGATCCATGCGGCGGAGCTTTGTCGCGTTCTTGTTGCTTTGGGTAAAGGGGCGCTGTTGGAAGAATTCTACGTCCGGTATGGAGTCACAGGTCAACATCCCCTGCGCCTTCCTTTTCAGCACGTGCCGTTTCCCGCCTTCCCCAGGCCCTCATGGTCCCTTCCTCCTGTTCGTCGTTCCGTTGTCGTCCCCAAGTCCCCTCACCTGGAAGATCGGAACCGGGCTTCCCGGGACGACAGCCCATGCAAAGATTTCTCAAGGGGACGGTGCGCCTGAAAGGGAGGTTTGGATGACACTTTGCGGCGGGACGTATATCATCCCGCTCTCACACCAGGAGGAACATGCCGCCTGAAGAAACAGCCGTGGAGGTCCGGGACCTCCGGCACCGCTACGGGGAGCGCGAAGCCCTGAAAGGAGTCTCCTTTACGGTGCGCCGGGGAGAGGTCTTCGCCCTGCTGGGACCCAACGGCGGCGGCAAGACCACGCTTTTCCGCATCCTGTCGACCCTGATGGTCCCGACCTCCGGCTCGGCTCGGGTCTTCGCCACCACCCTGGAAGCGGGCGCCAGACCGGCCGCGCTTACCGAGGTGCGCCGGGAAATCGGGGTGGCGTTTCAGGCCTACAGCCTCGACAAGCACCTGACCGTCGCCGAGAACCTGATGCACCAGGGCCACCTCTACGGGTTTTCGGGAAGTGCGCTCCGGCGCCGGATCGACGAATTGCTCGAGCAGTTCCGCCTGGCCGACCGCGCGCGCGACAAGGTGGCGACCCTTTCGGGGGGGCTCGGCCGCCGGGTCGATCTCGCCAAGTCGATGCTCCACAAGCCAAAGCTGCTGCTTCTGGATGAGCCATCGACAGGGCTCGATCCGGGAGCGCGCCGCGATCTGTGGGACTACCTGCTTGCTCTGCGAAGCCGCGACGGGGTCACCGTCCTGATGACGACCCACATCCTGGAGGAAGCGGAGCGCTGCGATCGGGTCGGCATCCTCGACCGGGGTGAGCTGGTGGCGGTGGACTCTCCGAGCGCGCTCAAAGGACGCATCGGCGGCGACGTCGTGTCGATTGAGACCTCGGCGCCGGCGGAGCTGGCGGCCGCCATCCGCGCGCGCTGGGGAACCGAGGTGCAGGTCGTGGATGGGACGGTGCGCTTCGAGCACGCGGAAGGGCACCGCTTCGTGCCGGCGCTGATCGAGGCCCATGCCGGTCCGATCGATGCCGTGACGGTGGGCCGCCCGACTCTCGAAGATGTCTTCATCCGCCTCACCGGCCACCGGTTCTGGGAGGAAACGGACGGCGGCGAGACGAAACCGGGAACGGCAAGGGGGAGGAAAGCCGGATGAGCCTGGCGCTCGCTTCCTATTCGCTCTGGCGCCGCGAACAGGTGCGCTTCTTCCGCCAGGGGAGCCGCGTCTTCGGCGCCTTCGTCCAGCCACTGATGTTCTGGGCGCTGTTCGGGGCGGGATTGGGCGCCTCGTTCCGTCCGGCGGGGGCCGGCTCGGCTAGCTTCAAGGAGTATTTCTTTCCCGGGACGATCATCCTGGTCCTGCTGTTCACCGCCATCTTCTCCACCATCTCGGTGATCGAGGACCGCCGGGAGGGTTTCCTCCAGGGAGTGCTGGTGGCGCCCATTCCGCGCAGCGCCCTGGTCCTCGGGAAGGTGCTGGGCGGCACGACGCTGGCGGTCCTGCAGGGGGCCGCGCTGATGGTCCTCGCCCCGCTCGCGGGGTTGCGGGTCACGGTCGTCGGCATCCTGGAGAGTCTCGTAATCCAGGTGGTGGTCGCCTTCGCGCTGACGGCCCTTTCCTTCTGCATTGCCTGGCGGATGGAATCGACCCAGGGGTTCCACGCCATCATGACGGTCTTCCTGATGCCGCTGTGGCTGCTGTCCGGGGCATTCTTCCCGGCCGAGGGGGCGCCGGGGTGGCTGGCAA
This genomic window from Candidatus Polarisedimenticolia bacterium contains:
- a CDS encoding ABC transporter ATP-binding protein: MPPEETAVEVRDLRHRYGEREALKGVSFTVRRGEVFALLGPNGGGKTTLFRILSTLMVPTSGSARVFATTLEAGARPAALTEVRREIGVAFQAYSLDKHLTVAENLMHQGHLYGFSGSALRRRIDELLEQFRLADRARDKVATLSGGLGRRVDLAKSMLHKPKLLLLDEPSTGLDPGARRDLWDYLLALRSRDGVTVLMTTHILEEAERCDRVGILDRGELVAVDSPSALKGRIGGDVVSIETSAPAELAAAIRARWGTEVQVVDGTVRFEHAEGHRFVPALIEAHAGPIDAVTVGRPTLEDVFIRLTGHRFWEETDGGETKPGTARGRKAG
- a CDS encoding ABC transporter permease; amino-acid sequence: MSLALASYSLWRREQVRFFRQGSRVFGAFVQPLMFWALFGAGLGASFRPAGAGSASFKEYFFPGTIILVLLFTAIFSTISVIEDRREGFLQGVLVAPIPRSALVLGKVLGGTTLAVLQGAALMVLAPLAGLRVTVVGILESLVIQVVVAFALTALSFCIAWRMESTQGFHAIMTVFLMPLWLLSGAFFPAEGAPGWLAILMRINPLTYGVAALRRVLERGAPAEAMAGLPSWPTCIAVTLLFAAVTFTAASYLTLRRGKDGR
- a CDS encoding protein kinase, producing MRLAPFSPERWKVLSPYLHQAMELPEQERASWLADLRERDPALGADLQTLLDEDQVAEREAFLEGGPTASAGLEGRIIGGYTIGRLIGEGGMGAVYEAQQRQPRRLVALKLINSSFASQSTLRRFAYEAEVLARLRHPGIAQIYEAGTHDDGTGPVPFFAMEFVAQALPITRYVLDHRLSTRQRIELFILVCDAVHHGHQKGIIHRDLKPTNILVDAGGQPKVIDFGVARSTDSDLAATM